A region from the Campylobacter blaseri genome encodes:
- a CDS encoding phosphoethanolamine transferase: MKTISQYKLIVVSALFLTMFYNFSFIKNIINTYSIENFNFIYIFSILLVLTSLNVFLFTLISSRYTTKPILIAVLIISSFTAYFMDTYHVVIDDSMIRNTFQTDIKESSDLFSLKLLIYLFFLGLLPSFLIYKLDIQYGSFKQELFSKLKILFVSIAIILIILFSFSKFYTSFFREHKPLRYHANPDYWIYSIVKYFAESADAGEVALKEIGKDIKIDENFSNPENKTELIIMVVGEAARADRFSINGYEKETNPLLKKEEIYSFSNFYSCGTSTAESVPCMFSILNKSEYSDKKAKSTENVIDILKHTEHVKVLWKDNNSDSKGVALRTEYENYKDPQNNPICDEVECRDEGMLIGLEKFIEKNKGEDILIVLHQMGNHGPAYYKRYPKEFEKFTPVCKTNQFEKCTSEEISNAYDNAILYTDYFLSKVINFLKPYSKTHETAMFYMSDHGESLGENGIYLHGLPYFMAPKEQKHIPALMWFGEGEIREDIDIEKIPSLLDKKFTHDNLFHTLLGIFEAQTKIYNPNMDILHDIRK, translated from the coding sequence TTGAAAACCATTTCTCAGTATAAACTTATAGTTGTTTCCGCTCTATTCTTAACAATGTTTTATAATTTTTCATTTATAAAAAATATCATTAATACATACTCTATAGAAAATTTTAATTTTATATATATCTTTTCTATATTGCTAGTTTTAACCAGTCTTAATGTTTTTTTATTTACTCTTATCTCTTCAAGATACACAACGAAGCCTATTTTAATTGCAGTATTAATAATCTCTTCTTTTACAGCATATTTTATGGATACATATCATGTTGTTATTGATGATAGTATGATAAGAAACACTTTTCAGACAGATATAAAAGAATCATCTGATTTATTTTCATTAAAATTATTAATTTATCTATTTTTTCTTGGATTACTTCCATCTTTTTTGATATATAAACTAGATATTCAATATGGCTCTTTCAAACAAGAACTATTTTCTAAACTTAAAATACTTTTTGTCTCTATTGCTATTATACTGATAATTTTATTTTCATTTAGTAAATTTTACACATCATTTTTTAGAGAACATAAGCCTCTTAGATATCATGCAAATCCTGATTATTGGATATATAGCATTGTAAAATACTTTGCTGAATCTGCCGATGCCGGAGAGGTTGCTCTTAAAGAAATAGGCAAAGATATAAAAATAGATGAAAATTTTAGTAATCCCGAAAATAAAACAGAGTTAATAATTATGGTAGTAGGCGAAGCTGCAAGAGCTGATAGATTTTCAATAAATGGGTATGAAAAAGAGACAAATCCCTTGCTGAAAAAAGAAGAAATTTATAGTTTTTCAAATTTCTACTCTTGTGGAACTTCAACAGCCGAATCTGTTCCTTGTATGTTTTCTATTTTAAATAAAAGTGAATATAGCGATAAAAAGGCTAAATCAACTGAAAATGTAATAGATATTTTAAAACATACAGAACATGTAAAAGTATTGTGGAAAGACAATAATTCAGACTCAAAAGGAGTAGCTCTTAGAACAGAGTATGAAAATTATAAAGATCCACAAAATAATCCAATCTGCGATGAAGTTGAATGCAGAGACGAAGGTATGTTAATTGGTCTTGAAAAATTCATAGAAAAAAATAAAGGTGAAGATATATTGATAGTTCTTCATCAAATGGGAAATCATGGACCAGCTTACTACAAAAGATATCCAAAAGAATTTGAAAAATTTACACCTGTTTGTAAAACAAATCAGTTTGAAAAATGCACCTCAGAAGAGATAAGTAATGCTTATGATAATGCTATTTTATATACTGATTATTTTTTATCAAAAGTAATAAATTTTCTAAAACCATACTCTAAAACCCATGAAACTGCAATGTTTTATATGAGTGACCACGGAGAAAGCTTGGGCGAAAATGGAATTTATTTGCACGGACTCCCATATTTTATGGCGCCAAAAGAGCAAAAACATATACCTGCATTAATGTGGTTTGGAGAAGGAGAGATAAGAGAGGATATAGATATTGAAAAAATACCATCTTTGTTAGATAAAAAATTTACCCATGATAATCTTTTTCATACTTTATTGGGTATATTTGAAGCACAAACAAAAATTTACAACCCGAATATGGATATATTGCATGATATTAGAAAATAG
- a CDS encoding nitroreductase family protein has protein sequence MKDIMLNRFSCRNFNNKKIDDEVVKDIIDLTRLTPSSLGLEPWKFMIISKSDDLQKLGEICNNQKQVSNCSHAVIVISRIDLQNKDPYLLDTIAAKGKSEEKIKMYHAMVSNRTGQMDEKELKHYADLQCYMATANLVNIAESKGVKSCIIGGFDYEKLAQFVDAKLSNTQKHLKPCIVIPLGYSDDKATPKIRHSLEDVLIWR, from the coding sequence ATGAAAGATATAATGTTAAATAGATTTTCATGCAGAAATTTTAATAATAAAAAGATAGATGATGAGGTGGTTAAAGATATAATTGATTTAACAAGACTAACTCCAAGTTCGCTAGGGTTAGAGCCTTGGAAATTTATGATTATCTCAAAATCAGACGATCTACAAAAATTGGGTGAAATTTGTAATAACCAAAAACAAGTTTCTAATTGCTCTCATGCTGTTATTGTAATATCTAGAATTGACCTTCAAAACAAAGATCCGTATCTATTAGATACTATTGCTGCTAAAGGCAAAAGTGAAGAAAAGATAAAAATGTATCATGCTATGGTTAGTAATAGAACTGGTCAAATGGATGAAAAAGAGTTAAAGCATTATGCTGATTTACAGTGCTACATGGCAACTGCAAATTTGGTAAATATAGCAGAATCAAAAGGGGTTAAGAGTTGTATAATAGGCGGATTTGATTATGAAAAATTGGCTCAGTTTGTAGATGCAAAACTTTCAAATACTCAAAAACATTTAAAACCTTGCATCGTAATACCACTTGGATACAGCGATGACAAGGCAACTCCTAAGATAAGACACTCTCTTGAAGATGTTTTAATTTGGAGATGA
- a CDS encoding phosphatase PAP2 family protein, which translates to MILENSNKQLILTAVLFVFTILLFELTNLDILVQNYFYNFETKLWTIDSKNTLIKFFMYDGFKKLFIVFGISILISLLFFRKHKFIKEHIQGLIIVLLSIIFVPLITVWLKDITNMPCPYKIINYGGEYPNIKLFEPYPIEFKQLSRTKCWPAGHASIGFSLMSLYFLFKQPRFKNIALIVALILGWSTGGYKILIGDHFFSHNIITMLLAWMIILIIYKITNLKVKNEKSTKI; encoded by the coding sequence ATGATATTAGAAAATAGCAACAAACAGCTAATTTTAACAGCTGTTTTGTTTGTTTTTACTATATTGCTGTTTGAACTTACAAACTTAGATATATTGGTTCAAAACTATTTTTATAACTTTGAAACAAAATTATGGACAATTGATAGCAAAAATACTTTAATAAAATTTTTTATGTATGATGGGTTTAAAAAATTATTTATTGTGTTTGGAATTTCTATATTAATATCTCTTCTTTTTTTTAGAAAACATAAGTTTATTAAAGAACACATACAAGGTCTTATCATAGTTTTATTATCTATAATTTTTGTACCACTAATTACTGTTTGGCTAAAAGATATTACAAATATGCCATGTCCCTATAAAATAATAAATTATGGTGGAGAATATCCTAACATAAAGCTTTTCGAGCCATATCCTATAGAATTTAAACAACTATCAAGAACAAAATGTTGGCCAGCAGGACATGCTAGCATTGGTTTTTCTTTAATGTCTTTATACTTTTTATTTAAGCAACCAAGGTTTAAAAATATAGCTTTAATAGTTGCATTAATACTTGGCTGGAGCACAGGTGGATATAAAATTTTAATAGGTGATCATTTTTTTAGTCATAATATAATAACTATGTTACTGGCTTGGATGATTATTTTGATAATATATAAAATAACAAATTTAAAGGTAAAAAATGAGAAATCAACCAAAATATAA
- a CDS encoding ATP-binding protein, which yields MQNIINFIENRLENCKFCKELECNDDEIKILQFLTKNFLEGSKTGSVYSILQSVFKDDNYRYINNLENIKNLLELGYIDQNLGFFDSSNTNNSLKSSNLSLLHAEVELSEYFLKILEDGKIEYNFPEVSAYEDHLEYLKDQFYRIELYQKKLVIKSELGKKRVDENISRIEEIISKRVEISKFPLKVEQIFKTNSLDKKEQTVFLALLREEYSNNFNLARDINTLIDLISNNDIERIENRALFEEGGRLISSGLIDYDETISNFGNIIKSFFINEDVLQDIIHPKAAKVSKKELIETIVKDSEIFELIEPKTDINDVVLNDKIKEILEAILKQLDKKVIAKLSSWGIKTRKGVDAKIIFYGPPGTGKTMSAVSLAKSLKKQVISFDCSKILSKYVGESEQNVRKIFDTYKQICKDSKSEPVLLLNEADQFLSSRLENSSSSVDKMHNQMQNIFLEQIEEFQGVLIATTNFLKSFDSAFSRRFDFKIEFKKPDFNDRVRIWQKVLPENANFEDEFDVKKLAKFELSGAQIVLVLKNTALKVAVRENDIFTMDDFLGEISQELNASFDKDKKVGLL from the coding sequence ATGCAAAATATTATAAATTTTATTGAAAATAGGTTGGAAAATTGCAAGTTTTGTAAAGAACTTGAGTGTAATGATGATGAGATTAAAATTTTACAATTTTTAACTAAAAACTTTTTAGAGGGGAGCAAGACAGGCAGTGTTTACTCTATTTTACAATCAGTTTTTAAAGATGATAACTATAGATATATAAACAATTTAGAGAATATAAAAAATTTATTAGAACTAGGGTATATTGATCAAAATTTAGGTTTTTTTGATAGCTCAAACACAAATAACTCATTAAAATCTTCAAATTTAAGTCTTTTACATGCTGAGGTTGAGCTGAGTGAGTATTTTTTGAAGATTTTAGAAGATGGAAAGATAGAGTATAATTTTCCAGAGGTATCTGCGTATGAAGATCACCTAGAATACCTAAAAGATCAATTTTATAGGATAGAGCTTTATCAGAAAAAACTTGTTATAAAATCAGAACTTGGCAAAAAAAGAGTAGATGAAAATATATCTAGGATAGAAGAGATAATTAGCAAAAGAGTTGAAATAAGCAAATTTCCTTTAAAGGTTGAGCAAATTTTTAAGACAAATTCTTTAGATAAAAAAGAGCAAACGGTCTTTTTAGCCCTTCTTAGAGAAGAATACTCTAATAACTTTAATCTAGCTAGAGATATAAATACCTTAATTGATTTAATTAGCAACAATGATATAGAGAGGATAGAAAATAGAGCTCTTTTTGAAGAGGGCGGAAGACTTATAAGTAGCGGTTTGATTGATTATGATGAAACTATATCAAATTTTGGAAATATAATTAAAAGCTTTTTTATAAACGAAGATGTTTTACAAGATATAATACATCCAAAAGCTGCAAAAGTTAGCAAGAAAGAGCTTATTGAAACTATAGTTAAAGATAGTGAAATTTTTGAACTCATAGAGCCAAAAACAGATATAAATGATGTTGTTTTAAATGATAAGATAAAAGAGATTTTAGAGGCCATACTTAAACAACTTGATAAAAAGGTTATAGCAAAGCTTAGTAGTTGGGGTATTAAGACTAGAAAAGGTGTTGATGCTAAGATAATATTTTATGGGCCTCCTGGGACAGGTAAAACTATGAGTGCGGTTAGTCTTGCTAAAAGTCTTAAAAAACAAGTTATTAGTTTTGATTGTTCAAAAATACTATCAAAATATGTTGGTGAGAGTGAACAAAATGTTAGGAAAATTTTTGATACTTACAAGCAAATTTGTAAAGATAGTAAAAGTGAGCCAGTTCTTTTACTAAATGAGGCGGATCAGTTTCTATCTAGTAGGCTTGAGAATAGTTCTAGTAGTGTAGATAAAATGCACAATCAAATGCAAAATATATTTTTAGAGCAGATTGAAGAGTTTCAAGGGGTTCTAATAGCAACTACAAACTTTTTAAAAAGCTTTGATAGTGCTTTTTCAAGAAGATTTGACTTTAAAATTGAGTTTAAAAAACCAGATTTTAACGATAGAGTTAGAATTTGGCAAAAAGTACTACCTGAAAATGCAAATTTTGAAGATGAATTTGATGTAAAAAAGCTTGCTAAATTTGAGCTTAGTGGAGCTCAAATAGTTTTGGTGTTAAAAAACACTGCTTTAAAGGTGGCGGTTAGAGAAAATGATATTTTTACAATGGATGATTTCTTGGGGGAGATAAGTCAAGAACTTAATGCATCTTTTGATAAAGATAAAAAAGTAGGATTACTATAA
- a CDS encoding D-2-hydroxyacid dehydrogenase yields the protein MKIVCLDAKTLGFDANLDVFKKYGEFVSYDYTANEEAIEKLKDADVVITNKVLITDEVMANTNIKLVCITATGTNNVDLEAAKKRGVVVKNVAGYSTNSVTQLTFAGLLYMVNKLNYYDNYVKDGKWAKSEIFTNLDEIITEIGGKKFGIIGLGTIGRKVASIAQAFGCEVSYYSTSGKNANKEYKSVSLNELLKECDIISIHAPLNENTKNLIDEKELAKLKENAIIMNFGRGGIINEEALAHAIDNSSIKAVVDVLETEPMEKNHPFLNIKNKDNILITPHIAWGSKEARKTLIDMVAKNIEDFISSK from the coding sequence ATGAAAATAGTATGTTTAGATGCAAAAACTTTAGGATTTGATGCTAATTTAGATGTTTTTAAAAAGTATGGTGAGTTTGTATCTTATGATTACACAGCAAATGAAGAGGCTATTGAAAAACTAAAAGATGCCGATGTTGTTATAACAAATAAGGTTTTAATTACAGATGAAGTTATGGCTAACACAAACATAAAGTTAGTTTGTATAACAGCAACTGGAACCAATAATGTTGATTTAGAGGCAGCTAAAAAAAGAGGTGTTGTTGTTAAAAACGTAGCTGGATACTCTACTAACAGCGTAACACAACTAACATTTGCTGGACTACTTTATATGGTTAACAAGCTAAATTATTATGATAACTATGTAAAAGATGGCAAATGGGCAAAGAGTGAAATTTTTACCAACCTAGATGAGATAATAACAGAGATAGGTGGTAAAAAATTTGGTATTATTGGGCTTGGAACTATTGGAAGAAAAGTAGCTAGCATAGCACAAGCTTTTGGTTGTGAAGTAAGTTATTACTCAACTAGCGGTAAAAATGCTAACAAAGAGTATAAAAGCGTTAGTTTGAATGAGCTTTTAAAAGAGTGTGATATTATTTCTATACATGCACCACTTAATGAAAATACAAAAAATTTAATTGATGAAAAAGAGCTAGCAAAATTAAAAGAAAATGCAATTATAATGAACTTTGGTAGGGGTGGCATAATAAATGAAGAAGCTTTAGCTCATGCTATAGATAATAGTTCTATAAAAGCTGTTGTAGATGTTTTAGAAACAGAACCTATGGAAAAAAACCATCCATTTTTAAACATTAAAAATAAAGATAATATATTGATAACACCACATATTGCATGGGGTAGCAAAGAGGCTAGAAAAACACTAATAGACATGGTTGCAAAAAACATAGAAGATTTTATAAGCAGCAAGTGA
- a CDS encoding diacylglycerol kinase — translation MRNQPKYNFFKNTAYALNGLKDMVKSETSFKIELLVCIALLPIIIFIDTSLTNKLLMFITLFGMLIAEAINSAIERTVDLVTLEYHEMAGKAKDAGSAIVFLSICVFVITWLSILINVFKIL, via the coding sequence ATGAGAAATCAACCAAAATATAACTTCTTTAAAAATACCGCTTATGCCTTAAATGGGCTAAAAGATATGGTAAAATCAGAGACATCTTTTAAAATAGAACTTTTAGTATGCATTGCATTATTGCCCATAATTATCTTTATAGATACAAGCCTAACAAATAAACTTTTAATGTTTATAACTCTTTTTGGAATGCTTATAGCTGAGGCTATTAATAGCGCCATAGAAAGAACGGTTGATCTTGTAACGCTTGAATATCATGAAATGGCAGGTAAAGCAAAAGACGCTGGAAGTGCGATAGTTTTTTTAAGCATTTGTGTGTTTGTTATAACATGGCTTTCAATATTAATTAATGTTTTTAAAATTTTATAG
- a CDS encoding GNAT family N-acetyltransferase — MKEIIETSELQDVFWLMNELRPELKANDFIEKVKFQQKTMNYKLFAFYEEGELVGLCGIMPFFVLYHSKCLYICDFVVDSKKRSKGYGKKYLEQIQNYAKEQGFNEIELSSNFTRVKAHEFYEKKMDMDKTGFVFKKVLN; from the coding sequence ATGAAAGAGATTATAGAAACTAGTGAACTTCAAGATGTATTTTGGCTTATGAATGAACTTCGCCCAGAGTTAAAGGCTAATGATTTTATAGAAAAAGTTAAATTTCAGCAAAAAACCATGAACTATAAACTATTTGCTTTTTATGAAGAAGGTGAGCTAGTAGGATTATGTGGCATTATGCCTTTTTTTGTTTTGTATCATAGTAAATGTCTATATATTTGTGATTTTGTTGTTGATTCTAAAAAAAGATCAAAAGGATATGGCAAAAAATACTTAGAGCAAATTCAAAACTATGCAAAAGAGCAAGGGTTTAATGAGATTGAGCTAAGCTCAAATTTTACAAGAGTAAAAGCACATGAATTTTATGAAAAAAAGATGGATATGGATAAGACAGGATTTGTATTTAAAAAGGTATTAAATTGA
- the nfo gene encoding deoxyribonuclease IV yields MKRVGAHVSASGGVENAPINAKNIGADAFALFVKNQRQWSAKPLGNDNIAKFKENLKTANIKSEHVLPHNSYLINLGHPELEKREKSLDAFMDEIERVNLLGLKLLNFHPGSHLKQISEEECLNNIAESINYALLNSSNIKLVIENTAGQGSNLGYKLEHLAYLIDKCVDKDRIGVCIDTCHFFAGGYDIRDKSAYKKTMAEFDKIVGYEYLSGMHLNDSKNELGVRKDRHESLGKGTIGLEAFECIMQDENIDEIPLILETIDDSIWDEEIKLLRNFIKGN; encoded by the coding sequence TTGAAAAGAGTAGGAGCCCATGTTAGTGCCAGTGGCGGGGTTGAAAATGCCCCCATTAATGCTAAAAATATAGGCGCTGATGCTTTTGCACTATTTGTTAAAAATCAAAGACAGTGGAGTGCAAAACCACTTGGTAATGATAATATTGCAAAGTTTAAAGAGAATTTAAAAACAGCAAATATTAAATCAGAACATGTTTTACCACACAATAGCTATCTTATAAACTTAGGACATCCAGAGTTAGAAAAAAGAGAAAAAAGTTTAGATGCTTTTATGGATGAGATAGAGCGTGTGAATTTGCTAGGATTAAAGCTTTTAAACTTTCACCCAGGATCTCACCTAAAGCAAATTAGTGAAGAGGAATGCCTAAACAATATAGCTGAGTCTATAAATTATGCTTTATTAAATAGTAGTAATATCAAACTTGTTATAGAAAATACAGCAGGACAAGGTTCAAATTTAGGCTATAAGTTAGAGCATCTTGCCTATTTAATTGATAAATGTGTTGATAAAGATAGGATTGGAGTTTGTATAGATACTTGTCACTTTTTTGCAGGCGGATACGATATAAGAGATAAAAGTGCATATAAAAAGACAATGGCTGAGTTTGATAAAATAGTTGGTTATGAATATTTAAGTGGTATGCACTTAAATGATTCTAAAAATGAACTTGGAGTTAGAAAAGATAGGCATGAGAGCTTAGGAAAAGGAACTATAGGGCTTGAGGCGTTTGAATGCATAATGCAAGATGAAAATATAGATGAAATCCCTTTGATACTAGAAACTATAGATGATAGTATTTGGGATGAAGAGATAAAACTTTTAAGAAATTTTATAAAAGGCAATTAG
- a CDS encoding OmpP1/FadL family transporter, which produces MKIKHICLALTVSAVCYGSGFRVPEQSGDSVALAATNIATSFGADAAYYNPANMATLSPEHHMTGSFSFIRASKLDFENKSNAYGPLNYNTSSRPNTFLLPTFHMVFPYINDRTRVGFSLTSPAGLTMKWRDPYPRSLSKLFTVLVIEAAPSISYEINDKLSIAGGVRMLYSKGEARNEVTGAAVNPRLPKDIIVAKRDIKGDSIDFGYNLALSYRPTSNLSFGAIYRSKINMTLKGDAQIQSKNLTGLPDYDGSASITVPLPAILTLATSYRYNDFTFLFAYDRTYWSALKEFDFNYAVENPAGGIFDRPVEKNWHDTNTFRFGLAYDYSEKLRLMAGFAIDEKATDNDKVRFELPDTKAYVYSLGGNYKVNEKLDIGVGFLYQDRQKRKVESSDDQVPFNNVVGTFKRSSITFANVSFNYRF; this is translated from the coding sequence ATGAAAATAAAACATATATGTTTAGCTTTGACGGTATCAGCTGTTTGTTATGGATCTGGGTTTAGGGTTCCTGAGCAAAGTGGAGATAGTGTTGCACTAGCTGCTACAAATATAGCAACTAGCTTTGGTGCAGACGCTGCTTATTATAACCCTGCAAACATGGCAACATTAAGCCCAGAGCACCATATGACAGGATCTTTTTCTTTTATACGCGCAAGTAAGCTTGATTTTGAAAATAAGTCAAATGCCTATGGGCCTTTAAACTACAACACAAGCTCTAGACCAAATACATTTTTACTTCCTACTTTTCATATGGTTTTTCCATATATAAATGATAGAACTAGAGTTGGTTTTAGTCTTACTTCTCCAGCTGGACTTACTATGAAGTGGAGGGATCCATACCCAAGATCACTATCTAAGTTATTTACAGTTTTGGTTATTGAAGCTGCGCCTAGTATATCTTATGAGATAAATGATAAACTTTCGATCGCTGGTGGGGTTAGAATGCTTTACTCTAAAGGAGAGGCTAGAAATGAGGTTACGGGAGCGGCTGTAAACCCAAGACTTCCAAAAGATATCATAGTTGCTAAAAGAGATATAAAAGGCGATAGTATTGATTTTGGTTATAATTTAGCACTTAGCTATAGGCCAACTTCTAATCTATCCTTTGGTGCTATATATAGATCAAAAATAAATATGACTCTAAAAGGGGATGCTCAAATTCAGTCAAAAAACCTTACAGGATTACCTGACTATGATGGGTCGGCAAGTATTACAGTGCCACTACCTGCTATTTTAACCCTTGCAACATCATATAGATATAATGATTTTACATTTTTGTTTGCATATGATAGAACATATTGGTCAGCATTAAAAGAGTTTGATTTTAACTATGCTGTAGAAAATCCAGCTGGTGGGATATTTGATAGACCAGTGGAGAAAAATTGGCATGATACAAATACTTTTAGATTTGGTTTAGCATATGATTATAGTGAAAAACTTCGCTTAATGGCTGGTTTTGCAATAGATGAAAAGGCTACAGATAACGATAAAGTAAGATTTGAGCTTCCTGATACTAAAGCATATGTATACTCACTTGGTGGAAATTATAAAGTCAATGAGAAATTAGATATTGGTGTTGGTTTTTTATACCAAGATAGACAAAAAAGAAAGGTTGAATCTTCTGACGATCAAGTACCTTTTAACAATGTTGTTGGAACATTTAAAAGATCATCCATAACATTTGCAAATGTAAGTTTTAATTATAGATTTTAG
- a CDS encoding coproporphyrinogen III oxidase family protein, whose product MSYFKNIAQNFAINYAHSKMKDSLYKSLNIDIIDKNYQKIPDDGKKYMLYAHVPFCHVFCPYCSFHKYKFEESLCRDYFINLREEMKQIKDAGYDFETMYIGGGTPLIDPDELFKTVELAKELFGITDVSCETDPNNIDPKILKRFKGYIDRISVGVQSFDDEILKKVARYHKFGSQEVLIEKLQNAIGILPATSLDLIFNLPFQTKDQLIKDIEISKMLSPEQITFYPLMKSSITRDSIAKTLGISDEDNEKYFYDVIRKEMDSYFQNNAWAFSKTKSNLADEYVGSNHEYVGVGSGAFSFLNKKLLVNAYNLEDYGKRIKSKQSPVIATCEFKKSEILKYVFLTKLFDGSVDIKNFNESNSANIKKDLFVELKLLKLVNAIYEEDGEIKPTEFGDYLSLVLMKDFYTGMDKVRAAFKDDAKIKSTKKLKVMEEDDVNYLNLDEKAQKRA is encoded by the coding sequence ATGTCGTATTTTAAAAATATTGCACAAAATTTTGCAATAAACTATGCCCATAGCAAAATGAAAGACTCTTTATACAAAAGTCTAAATATTGATATTATAGATAAAAACTATCAAAAAATTCCAGATGATGGTAAAAAATACATGCTCTATGCCCATGTTCCATTTTGTCATGTATTTTGTCCATATTGCTCTTTTCATAAGTATAAATTTGAAGAGAGCTTATGTAGAGATTATTTTATAAATTTACGTGAAGAAATGAAGCAGATAAAAGATGCTGGATATGACTTTGAAACTATGTATATAGGTGGCGGAACGCCTCTAATAGATCCTGATGAGCTCTTTAAAACAGTTGAGCTTGCTAAAGAGTTGTTTGGTATAACAGATGTATCTTGTGAAACTGATCCAAATAATATAGATCCTAAAATTCTAAAAAGATTTAAAGGTTACATTGACAGAATTAGTGTTGGCGTTCAAAGCTTTGATGATGAAATCTTAAAAAAAGTTGCAAGATATCATAAATTTGGCTCTCAAGAAGTTTTAATAGAAAAATTACAAAATGCTATAGGGATACTTCCGGCAACAAGCCTAGATCTGATTTTTAATCTACCTTTTCAAACAAAAGACCAGCTTATAAAAGATATAGAAATTTCCAAAATGCTCTCCCCTGAACAGATAACGTTTTACCCTCTTATGAAATCATCAATAACAAGAGATTCAATAGCAAAAACCTTGGGTATAAGTGATGAAGATAATGAAAAGTATTTTTATGATGTAATAAGAAAAGAGATGGATAGTTATTTTCAAAATAACGCTTGGGCATTTTCTAAAACAAAATCCAACTTAGCTGATGAATATGTAGGCTCAAACCACGAATATGTAGGTGTTGGAAGTGGTGCATTTAGCTTTTTAAATAAAAAGCTTCTAGTAAATGCCTACAATCTTGAAGATTATGGCAAAAGAATAAAAAGTAAACAAAGTCCAGTTATAGCGACTTGTGAGTTCAAAAAAAGCGAAATACTTAAATATGTGTTTCTAACAAAACTATTTGATGGTAGCGTTGATATAAAAAACTTTAACGAATCTAATAGTGCCAATATTAAAAAAGATCTTTTTGTTGAGTTAAAGCTTCTTAAGTTAGTAAATGCAATTTATGAAGAAGATGGTGAGATCAAACCAACTGAGTTTGGAGATTATCTATCGTTAGTACTAATGAAGGACTTTTATACAGGAATGGATAAAGTTAGAGCTGCATTTAAAGATGATGCAAAGATAAAATCAACTAAAAAACTAAAAGTAATGGAAGAAGATGATGTAAATTACCTTAACCTAGATGAGAAAGCCCAAAAAAGGGCTTAA